In Juglans regia cultivar Chandler chromosome 5, Walnut 2.0, whole genome shotgun sequence, the following are encoded in one genomic region:
- the LOC109021561 gene encoding beta-glucosidase 12-like — protein sequence MALKGYLVLSLLVLVGSFANSSGAKTKITPSYGISSLNRTSFPKGFIFGAAGAAYQYEGAAKEDGKGPSMWDYYSHKYPELIADGSNGDVAVDQYHRYKQDVAILKDMGADAYRFSISWPRLIPTGKISKGVNRGGIKYYNNLINELLSKGLKPFVTIYHWDIPQALDDEYGGFLSEKVVEDFRDFADLCFREFGDRVKHWITLNEPWTYSNGGYAQGVLAPFRCSSWYNPNCTGGDSAIEPYLVTHHLLLAHAAAVKVFKQKYQAVQKGVIGITHVCYWMVPYTNSKQDIDAASRALDFMFGWFMDPLTNGDYPHSMRTLVGKRLPKFTEEQSELVKGSYDFIGMNYYTANYAAFAPSYNYVNKSYSTDSLVNQTYERNGVLIGAQAASSWLHVVPSGIRDLLKYTKEKYYNPQIYITENGIDEFNNASLPLKEALVDTQRIDYYYRHLYYLNEAIKEGVRVKGYFAWSFLDNFEWNSGYTVRFGIYFIDYNDKLKRYPKLSAHWFKNFLKIY from the exons ATGGCATTGAAAGGCTATCTTGTACTCAGCCTTCTAGTTCTCGTTGGCTCATTTGCTAACAGCAGTGGCGCTAAGACTAAAATCACACCCAGCTATGGCATTTCTTCCCTCAACCGGACCAGTTTTCCCAAGGGTTTCATTTTCGGGGCGGCAGGAGCAGCTTATCAG TACGAAGGTGCAGCAAAAGAAGATGGTAAAGGACCAAGCATGTGGGATTATTACAGCCATAAATATCCAG AGTTGATTGCGGATGGCAGTAATGGAGATGTAGCCGTTGATCAATATCATCGCTACAAG CAAGATGTGGCGATTCTGAAGGATATGGGTGCAGATGCGTACAGGTTCTCAATCTCATGGCCCCGATTGATTCCAA CGGGAAAGATCAGCAAAGGCGTGAACAGGGGAGGAATCAAATACTACAACAACCTCATCAATGAGCTCCTGTCCAAAG GTCTCAAGCCCTTCGTGACAATCTACCACTGGGATATTCCCCAGGCATTAGACGATGAGTATGGTGGTTTCCTTAGTGAAAAAGTCGT ggAAGATTTCCGGGACTTCGCGGACCTTTGCTTCAGAGAGTTTGGAGACAGAGTAAAGCACTGGATCACACTAAATGAGCCATGGACATACAGCAATGGAGGTTATGCACAAGGGGTATTAGCACCTTTCCGGTGTTCGAGCTGGTATAATCCCAATTGCACCGGTGGAGATTCCGCCATTGAGCCCTATCTAGTCACCCATCACCTGCTTCTTGCTCATGCTGCTGCTGTTAAAGTTTTCAAGCAGAAATATCAG GCAGTACAAAAAGGTGTAATAGGTATAACCCATGTGTGCTATTGGATGGTGCCATACACTAATTCCAAACAAGACATCGACGCCGCTTCACGTGCTCTTGATTTTATGTTCGGAtg GTTCATGGACCCCTTGACAAATGGTGACTATCCACACAGCATGAGAACGTTGGTCGGAAAGCGATTACCCAAATTCACAGAAGAGCAATCGGAGCTGGTGAAAGGGTCCTACGACTTCATCGGAATGAACTACTACACTGCTAACTATGCTGCCTTTGCTccttcatataattatgttaacaAAAGCTACTCGACAGATAGCCTTGTTAATCAAACAT ATGAGCGCAATGGGGTCCTCATTGGTGCACAG GCTGCTTCAAGTTGGCTTCATGTTGTTCCCAGTGGAATTCGTGATCTTTTGAAGTACACAAAGGAGAAGTATTATAATCCACAAATTTACATAACTGAGAATG gAATTGATGAGTTCAATAATGCCTCATTGCCGCTAAAGGAAGCTCTTGTGGACACTCAAAGAATTGATTATTACTATCGCCATCTTTATTATCTTAACGAGGCTATCAA ggaGGGCGTGAGAGTGAAGGGATACTTTGCTTGGTCCTTCTTGGACAACTTCGAATGGAATTCAGGTTACACTGTTCGTTTTGGCATCTACTTCAtagattataatgataaattgaaaagATACCCAAAGCTTTCAGCTCATTGGTTCAAGAATTTCCTCAAGATATATTAG